Proteins co-encoded in one Plasmodium reichenowi strain SY57 chromosome 10, whole genome shotgun sequence genomic window:
- a CDS encoding zinc finger protein, putative: protein MSILSLFHICSPFLRSNCLEKEEIYENFICSVCLDLCDTPVITLCNHICCYKCMYYSLLHKRNCPICKQIIKHNNLKKITGKQKKEYEEIRIKCHLCNEKIKIKDYKTHINICEYKRCKNYILGCEYYDKKSKIKSHEQSCEHRLISCSSCSNLFYFKNRIFMLTLKEKYQLNMRFSFTYYSFYYNLLMNTNFNRLNYLNNIKHHPTINNNNNNYSTNNNYISRKINILKNLQHSLDHILCPSVSIDTTTTTSSNHTNSSLNKENAYIQQDIPTNNISRNSTNINFLQNQDPSSIHNRPLNEVSREIYEHNYHHNNYNNNNDDDDNDNNSNRLNSSYSIEYNNISVNPLENISIESREKRKKKKTTKINKYNFNDLNSKTRNNGLKHIDQLSDVIENDNSSNCEEFLNILPLRKNFNFKDKNSKDIITIIEELFQFDNIDLSNIYIDNREFFLCDKSCFTNTIKKLRQELERSLVLLYFCCCVGMPVMFTLGCISYVVTKGVFKFSYIVTNTIIKLSHKFFLKIFNI, encoded by the exons atgagTATATTATCGCTATTTCATATTTGTTCTCCATTCTTAAGATCAAACTGTTTAGAGAAAGAAGAAATTTATGAAa ATTTCATTTGTTCAGTCTGCTTAGACTTATGTGATACACCAGTGATAACATTATGCAACCACATATG ttgttataaatgtatgtattattCTCTACTTCATAAAAGGAATTGTCCAATATGTAAGCAAATAattaaacataataatttaaaaaaaataacag GAAAACAAAAGAAGgaatatgaagaaataaGAATTAAATGCCATTTATGTAAtgagaaaataaaaattaaggATTACAaaacacatataaatatatgtgaatataaaagatgtaagaattatatattaggttgtgaatattatgataagaaaagtaaaataaaatccCATGAACAATCATGTGAGCATAGATTAATAAGCTGTTCCAGTTGTTCAaacttattttatttcaaaaataGAATTTTTATGCTTACCTTAAAAGAAAAGTATCAATTAAATATGCGTTTTTCTTTTActtattattctttttattataatttattaatgaATACAAATTTTAATCGTCTTAATTAtctaaataatataaagcATCACCCTACAattaataacaacaataataattatagtactaataataattatatatcaagaaaaataaatattctaAAGAATTTACAACATTCATTAGATCACATTCTTTGTCCATCTGTATCAATTGATACTACAACTACTACTTCTTCTAATCATACAAATAGTTCGCTAAATAAAGAGAATGCGTATATACAACAGGATATACCAACAAACAACATATCAAGGAATAGTACAAATATCaattttttacaaaatcAAGATCCTTCTTCAATACATAATAGACCATTAAATGAAGTATCTAGagaaatatatgaacataattaccatcataataattataataataataatgatgatgatgataatgataataattctaACCGATTAAATAGTTCATATTCCatagaatataataacataagTGTAAATCCTTTAGAGAACATTTCTATTGAATCTCgtgaaaaaagaaagaaaaaaaaaacaacaaaaataaataaatataattttaatgatCTTAATTCTAAAACTCGAAATAATGGATTAAAACATATTGATCAATTAAGTGATGTTATTGAAAATGATAATTCTTCAAATTGTGAagaatttttaaatattttgcCCTTgagaaaaaattttaattttaaagataaaaatagtAAAGATATCATAACCATAATAGAAGAATTATTTCAATTTGATAATATAGATTTAAGTAATATCTATATAGATAATCGAGAATTTTTTCTATGTGATAAATCATGTTTTACTAATACTATTAAAAAACTTAGACAAGAATTAGAAAGGTCATTAgtcttattatatttctgTTGTTGTGTAGGAATGCCTGTTATGTTTACACTTGGTTGCATTAGTTATGTTGTAACTAAGGGTGTCtttaaattttcatatatagTAACTAATactattataaaattatctcataagttttttttaaaaatattcaatatataa
- a CDS encoding U3 snoRNA-associated small subunit rRNA processing protein, putative: MSIISNIEIDKKFFDFYEGDKNVHFCKEYEAFLCLCDNNLYCFKIDEEKTSKYSSLYDILYPTCILESCVDIDDIKENYQKKYLNKRCISLFSSIRYYYYCDNNVFLSTDDNNIHHYVLVYNNNNIKGNGTYDDDIKNGEGVNNNNNRDIYLYERKEDIEGGGNGNAYSYSYNWIYLEKKKIWKSENIVVSCFYYKDYDDDYKKLIVGYNNGLINVYNINTYKLKISYKIHNTRITNLKFYKNFIISSDVTKNIYIYDIIKRERIITCEDHMGGIIDLLFLEVPNGKNENKAQQIEVNKDGIMINEEDDNISNDESNNDSDIGIIDNNNNNNNHYDDEKKKLHEKSEEKLIGFISIGNDKIMNIWDLNILNSYNEEDMNNLISNNNVSKKKKNKSNKFNKNNNLLKFNPIKQFYLSSDINHAIIIPSIIFQNENNDEKKKKKKKFIITDENIKWLILTHDNHGNLLFYNPIKGDVIYKYKENINTINPSNISKFFLLKYFLYIFREDSSLLIYDIRYFKLLKNYICKLEGIFEILFFNPNSEQLTCDQKCSIHKKHADEDDEEEDMLYKTSNGEKTKEKKCVILLGDNIIRILRFKNNLISQRLLIGHEDIVSCIKLNEKNLLLFSASNDKNIFIWSLRNYYCLYILKDNLYPINAIDINIKHFPSITLVSVCEDSSLRLWRCTIDEEKLKKNKSNNKKRKLEDIFDNKESVQSTLTIYPHKVLINDIAISPNCKLVATCSKDKTVKLFETQNLKLIHILEGHKKSVQNVYFSKNDNILYSNSYECVRIWSLNNFECLKSIQSLDFNITRVLILNDSCMINGYSNGNISIINIKNCEKLLTTNYHKDKIFCLQSYEDENKNNNIISASINGELIFFKDISDKIITEHVFEKRKNIFYENCLENLLKEKKINESLLICLKLDKKFKFKTIVENYLNYYTFSILNILKKYQHEYGIKQLINKDKQINNNDIINNNIIKKEQNFSQMKNLNNNTLTESSIDTQTSINIKEANQNIVTNKVDYNNMDNNNFYNIFENSDFLESYIFKELSYMQKKGLSEEAMDDQNVKETEINKSTNVDNKKDEKNDPSVKHTNSNDCNDSNDSNDNDYNSKEDDNFVLFLKKMKKKSEHSYFLYLNKLMEFITFFVVNHRCAYISNFLLNSIIKYIDHEDICKINNYQYFFEVYNSYIPRHKNRYVKSLQKSKCFELININYYKGDIKMMS; the protein is encoded by the exons atgTCAATTATTAGCAATATAGAAATTGATAAGAAATTTTTTGACTTTTACGAAGGAGACAAGAATGTTCATTTCTGCAAAGAATACGAAGCgtttttatgtttatgtGATAATAACTTATATTGTTTTAAGAtagatgaagaaaaaacTTCCAAGTATTCAAgtttatatgatattttatacCCAACGTGTATATTAGAATCTTGTGTGGATATAGATGATATAAAAGAGAATTATcagaaaaaatatttaaataaacgttgtatatcattatttagTTCTATTAggtattattattattgcgataataatgtatttttatcaacagatgataataatatacatcATTATGTACtagtatataataataataacataaaagGGAATGGTAcatatgatgatgatataaaaaatggtGAAGGagtaaataataataataatagagatatttatttatatgaaagaAAAGAAGATATTGAAGGGGGAGGTAATGGAAATGCTTATTCTTATAGTTATAATTGGATTTAtttggaaaaaaaaaaaatatggaaatCAGAGAATATTGTTGTATcatgtttttattataaagattatgatgatgattataaaaaattaattgttggatataataatggtttaataaatgtatataatataaatacgtataaattgaaaatatcttataaaatacataatacTAGGATTACAAATCTTAAGTTTTATAAGAATTTCATTATAAGTTCTGATgttacaaaaaatatatatatatatgatattataaaaagagaGAGGATAATAACATGTGAAGATCATATGGGTGGTATAATTgatcttctttttttggAGGTCCCTAATGggaaaaatgaaaataagGCACAACAAATTGAAGTTAACAAAGATGGTATTATGATTAATGAAGaggatgataatattaGCAATGATGAAAGTAACAATGATAGCGATATTGGTAttattgataataataataataataataatcattatgatgatgaaaaaaaaaagttacATGAGAAGAGtgaagaaaaattaatagGTTTTATAAGTATCGGGaatgataaaattatgaatatttgGGATTTGAATATTcttaattcatataatgaagaagataTGAATAATCTTATTAGTAACAATAACGTgagtaaaaaaaaaaaaaataaatcaaacaaatttaataaaaataataatttattgaAATTTAATCCTATAAAACAATTTTACCTAAGTAGTGATATTAATCATGCTATCATTATACCATCcataatttttcaaaatgaaaataatgatgaaaaaaaaaaaaaaaaaaaaaaatttatcattacagatgaaaatattaaatggTTAATATTAACTCATGATAATCATGGAAAccttcttttttataatccAATAAAAGGAgatgtaatatataaatataaagagaatataaatactaTTAATCCAAGTAATATAAGtaaatttttcttattaaaatattttttatatatatttagagAAGATAGTTCTTTGTTAATTTATGATATAAGATActttaaattattaaaaaattatatatgtaaattaGAAGGAATTTTTGAAATCCTATTTTTTAATCCTAATTCTGAACAACTCACATGTGATCAAAAATGTTCTATACATAAGAAGCATGCAGATGAAGATGACGAAGAAGAAGATATGTTATATAAGACATCAAATGGTGAAAAgacaaaagaaaaaaaatgtgtaattttattaggtgataatattataagaatattaagatttaaaaataatttaataagtCAAAGGTTATTAATAGGTCATGAAGATATTGTATCatgtataaaattaaatgaaaaaaatttactATTATTTAGTGCTTCGAAtgacaaaaatatatttatatggaGTTTGAGAAATTATTATTGCTTATATATACTAAAAGATAATTTATATCCAATTAATGCAATagatattaatataaagCATTTTCCATCCATAACATTAGTGAGTGTATGTGAAGATAGTAGTTTGAGATTATGGAGATGTACAATCGATGAGGAgaaattaaagaaaaataaaagtaataataaaaaaaggaaacTTGAAGATATTTTTGATAATAAGGAATCTGTTCAAAGTACATTGACAATATATCCTCACAAGGTTCTTATTAATGACATCGCTATATCTCCCAATTGTAAA cTTGTTGCCACATGCAGTAAGGACAAAACTGTAAAACTTTTTGAAACACAAAACTTAAAGctcattcatattttagAAGGTCATAAAAAATCTGTTCAGAATGTGTATTTTTCCAAGAATGATAATATCCTATACAGTAACTCATATGAATGTGTACGAATATGGAGTCTTAACAATTTTGAATGTTTGAAAAGTATACAAAGTTTGGATTTCAACATTACTAGagtattaatattaaatgataGTTGTATGATAAATGGATATAGTAATGGTAATATAagtataataaatataaagaattgTGAAAAGTTACTAACAACAAATTATcataaagataaaatattttgtcTACAAAGTTATgaagatgaaaataaaaataataatattatatctgCTTCAATAAATGGAGaacttatattttttaaagacATTAgtgataaaataattacGGAACATGtttttgaaaaaagaaagaatattttttatgaaaacTGTTTAGAAAATTTGttaaaggaaaaaaaaataaatgagtctttattaatttgtttaaagttagataaaaaatttaaatttaaaacTATTGTAGAGAActatttaaattattatactttttcaatattaaatatattgaaaaaatatcaaCATGAGTATGGTATTAAACAGCTCATAAATAAGgataaacaaataaataataatgatataattaataataatataattaagaAAGAACAGAATTTTAGTCAAATGAAAAAtctaaataataatacattaaCAGAATCATCTATCGATACTCAGACatctattaatattaaagaaGCAAATCAAAATATTGTGACTAACAAAGTagattataataatatggataataataatttttataatatttttgaaaattCCGATTTCTTAGAAAGttacatttttaaagaattatCATATATGCAAAAAAAAGGTTTATCTGAAGAAGCCATGGATGATCAAAATGTGAAGGAGACcgaaataaataaaagtacTAATGTggataataaaaaggatgaaaaaaatgatcCATCAGTTAAACATACAAACAGTAATGATTGTAATGATAGTAATGATagtaatgataatgattataattcaaaggaagatgataattttgttttgtttttaaaaaaaatgaaaaaaaaaagtgaacattcttatttcttatatttaaataaactTATGGaatttattacattttttgtGGTTAATCATAGATGTGCTTACATATCCAATTTCCTTTTAAATagtataattaaatatatcgATCATGAAGATATTTGCAAAATTAATAActatcaatatttttttgagGTATATAATAGTTATATACCCCGTCATAAAAACAGGTATGTGAAATCTTTGCAAAAATCCAAATGTTTTGAgcttattaatattaattacTACAAGGGAGacataaaaatgatgagTTGA
- a CDS encoding hypothetical protein (conserved Plasmodium protein, unknown function) → MNNENTLNNDDNTSLYHNLRKIRKPRSYDFEYVDDKTKKGRGRKKRRKRRRSSMGDINSINGNVNDTNKEENILIKIERTDSNIPDSNGNVENKIEIKTECDINKNCYVSEKTVSTPNLPIRRYKTKKFNLEKSMNLFNTNIPLRNNNIKIDRICEYLNYTTNTMWRYMGSTAKFRLVEDQQEKYLFLKNMKKNIIFEIIKIAMFALLKVNLNDNNIYTLNPEEKKKNEFILKDMNSIKYTKREEYNNNNHNSNSNKINDNHNNNDKPKGDDNYNTTNNNTNYHVNFHNNKSNRNNYYAYYFYSKKPNNIENNEESNCDNNSVNKENINGLKDTSKEDENISDIKRNCNVSLKSNETNENHTNNYNTMITIKISPACENENISYPYSHYDNSKINISRRLEEKDDILNQGVTVPEILDFVKEKYEKYYENVKQYIVTTLNIYCALNIFKLIRRGRYTICKYENFDIFKMKYFKKYYKFFYSLKGEEEILMNVKNYLKSFYYDRNKKKRRRRRSSSGIFGTKKRLLGDKRGSTYCLKEMDALTGTKNTIRRRRSSTKKLGRKGLSALKKEEVTNNLAVYSYTNNNGNVVDSNTIGDSSNIMDSSNIMDSSNIMDSSNIMNSSNIMDSSNIMDSSNVMYSSNIMESSNIMDSNNIVDSNNNMDCSNKGNNKIDTHFNINVQNHDPNINNNINNVIKCESSINNNVIHSTTELNNNNDINDVKNNTPSYSNIKEEVESNLINKEENKSNILNNELLNTTNNDINKHEEEKEEEHTILNCNIVNNNLLDLSNERIKNVCLDLSKINIKCIKVVYGMKHFFCSYDTQEISDPYFEIIKVQKKYDILRRKSIEKMNLRGANNPYPSSRRLLNIANNNNDNNIVKGKNNFLLRASVISSKDDPKKRNSQYGKQRKQNEEDDYAMKHEKYNYVNFNLSYKTLRKKMICLRHYANANTNTNTNANTNININTSTNTNTNINVYKKEENKTIKVKTEIKIKDKCLTPTNESLIQTSSINSNFSNIISVDGFSSINLESHCSQKSA, encoded by the coding sequence atgaacaacGAAAATACATTGAACAATGACGATAATACAAGCctttatcataatttaaGGAAAATAAGAAAACCACGTAGTTACGATTTTGAATATGTTGATGATAAGACAAAAAAAGGTAGAGGTAGGAagaaaagaagaaaaaggaGAAGGTCATCTATGGGTGACATAAATAGTATAAATGGAAATGTGAATGATACAAATAAAgaggaaaatatattaataaaaatagaacGTACCGATAGTAATATACCTGATTCCAATGGAAAtgtagaaaataaaatagaaataaaaacaGAATGTgatataaacaaaaattgTTATGTGAGTGAAAAAACTGTGAGTACCCCGAATTTACCTATTAGACGTTATAAAACCAAGAAATTTAATTTAGAAAAGAGTATGAATTTGTTTAATACTAATATTCCtttaagaaataataatataaaaatagataGAATTTgtgaatatttaaattatacTACCAATACAATGTGGAGATATATGGGTTCTACTGCGAAATTTAGATTAGTAGAAGATCaacaagaaaaatatttatttttaaaaaatatgaaaaagaatataatttttgaaataataaaaattgcAATGTTTGCTTTGTTGAAAGTTAATTTGAAtgataataacatatataccTTAAATCCAGAggagaagaaaaaaaatgaattcATATTAAAGGATATGAAttcaataaaatatactaAGAGAGAAgaatataacaataataatcataatagtaatagtaataaaattaatgataatcataataataatgataaacCTAAAGgtgatgataattataatactactaataataatactaatTATCATGTAAActttcataataataagtCTAATAGAAATAACTATTACGCTTACTATTTTTATAGTAAGAAACCAAATAAcatagaaaataatgaagaaagTAATTGTGATAATAACAGCGttaataaagaaaacaTCAATGGTCTTAAAGATACCTCAAAAgaagatgaaaatatttctGATATCAAACGAAATTGTAATGTTTCTCTTAAATCTAATGAGACGAACGAAAATCATACGAACAATTATAACACTATGATTACCATAAAAATATCACCTGCTTgtgaaaatgaaaatatatcatatccttattcacattatgataattctaaaattaatataagTAGAAGACTTGAAGAAAAggatgatatattaaatcaAGGAGTAACCGTTCCCGAAATTTTAGATTTTGTTAAAGAGAAATATGagaaatattatgaaaatgtaaaacaatatatagTAACCactttaaatatatattgtgcattgaatatttttaaactTATAAGAAGAGGAAGATATACTATTTgtaaatatgaaaattttgatattttcaaaatgaaatattttaaaaaatattataaattcttttattcCTTAAAAGGAGAAGAAGAAATTTTAATGAATGTcaaaaattatttgaaatcattttattatgatagaaataaaaaaaaaagaagaagaagaagaagtAGTAGTGGCATATTTGGTACAAAGAAAAGGCTTTTAGGTGACAAGCGGGGTAGTACGTATTGTTTAAAAGAAATGGATGCTTTAACAGGCACGAAAAATACAAtaagaagaagaagatcCTCTACTAAGAAACTGGGAAGGAAAGGATTGAGTGCTCtgaaaaaagaagaagtTACAAACAATCTTGCAGTATATAGTTacacaaataataatggcAATGTTGTTGATAGTAATACTATTGGTGATAGTAGTAATATTATGGATAGTAGTAATATTATGGATAGTAGTAATATTATGGATAGTagtaatattatgaatagCAGTAATATTATGGACAGTAGTAATATTATGGACAGTAGTAATGTCATGTATAGTAGTAATATAATGGAAAGTAGTAATATAATGGacagtaataatattgtcgatagtaataataatatggattGTAGTAACAAGGGTAATAACAAAATTGATACccattttaatattaatgtaCAGAACCATGATCctaatataaataataatataaacaatgTAATAAAATGCGAAAGCTcaattaataataatgtaattCATTCAACAACAGAacttaataataataacgaTATAAATGATGTAAAGAATAATACTCCATCATatagtaatataaaagaagaagtAGAAAgtaatttaataaataaggAGGAGAATAAAtctaatattttaaataatgaattgCTAAATACAACgaataatgatataaataaacatgaagaagaaaaagaagaagaacATACTATTTTAAATTGTAATATTGTTAATAACAATTTATTAGACTTATCAAATGAACGTATAAAAAACGTTTGCTTAGATTTAagtaaaattaatataaaatgtattaaGGTGGTTTATGGAATGAAACATTTCTTTTGTTCTTATGATACACAAGAAATAAGTGACCCATATTTtgaaattataaaagtccaaaaaaaatatgatattttaagaagaaaaagtatagaaaaaatgaatttgAGAGGTGCCAATAATCCATATCCATCATCTAGGAgattattaaatattgcaaataataataatgataataatattgtaaaGGGGAAAAACAATTTTTTGTTAAGAGCCAGTGTTATTAGTAGTAAAGATGatccaaaaaaaagaaattcACAATATGGCAAACaaagaaaacaaaatgaagaagatgaCTATGCTATGAAacatgaaaaatataattatgttaattttaatttaagttataaaacattaagaaaaaaaatgatatgCTTAAGGCACTATGCAAATGCAAATACAAATACAAATACAAATGcaaatacaaatataaatataaatacaagtacaaatacaaatacaaatataaatgtatataaaaaagaagaaaataaaacgataaaagtaaaaactgaaataaaaatcaaaGATAAATGCCTAACACCAACAAATGAAAGTTTAATACAAACTTCATCCATTAATTCaaatttttcaaatattatAAGTGTTGATGGATTTTCATCTATAAATTTAGAAAGTCATTGTTCTCAGAAAAGTGCCTga
- a CDS encoding hypothetical protein (conserved Plasmodium protein, unknown function), whose amino-acid sequence MKIYKKKSTFLLIFEIFIFFCYILENEFVKGSYESKGYPLIHLMNNNEYTGSANNFIKNNLINLLYIYKDVRFDEEKTLGIDSFLDIEDDTKIERLIKEKMLYINKYINSRQLIKYSGFIYLYEIIEKNNFYFLIHFLMTNNNNGLIIILPEDMYINVDEYYRINKINKLNDENKKNKLVSQDLLEKRIMFVQSLILNMKLQQSIYFIKNNKDIEKIYENYQSKFAYFDLTRNVSISPISKIQNVYKMNSKSLYYFLNKNNNIHINTIFNKQQDNQTFLLTKQKTIIVCADFNVFNIFSDLPSNTTFTNSNLIIIQNLIKLFYDVYNKEPVNYNILFFFTNYYYGIQDFLNSINAIFKENIEFVICLDNLNNSDFYIYESNKTQPQNVQAFYRILNNIVKGSIKKNVQMVNEKIKIHSKHLPSLHEYFVLNKINSFSLSSSKKNNNMIFLNKFPMLQPKLNIQNVKNNIAIIFKSLYLYMTQKKNDQKENTQQEQSIEKNEKQKSMITYINKNMSSNDDINTIDYNLNKYNKFFIYKEDTLKLFNYFKTIINSNITDTNFLIKDYKLTTDKKQKFFYQKYAHVTFSMAISYVFHYVHLLFVVIFLVLVYICVNYYFVPMFYKNKIKAA is encoded by the coding sequence atgaaaatatataagaaaaagagtactttcttattaatttttgaaatatttatatttttttgttacaTTCTTGAAAATGAATTTGTTAAAGGTTCTTATGAAAGCAAAGGATATCCCTTAATTCATctaatgaataataatgagTATACAGGTTCTgcaaataattttattaagaataatttaataaatttattatatatatataaagatgTAAGATTTGATGAAGAGAAGACATTAGGAATAGATTCTTTTTTAGATATCGAGGATGATACAAAAATTGAAAGATTAATTAAAGAAAAgatgttatatattaataaatatataaacagTCGTCAGttgataaaatattcaggatttatatatttatatgaaataattgaaaaaaacaatttttattttttaatacattttcttatgacaaataataataatggtttaattattatattaccagaggatatgtatataaatgtaGACGAATATTATcgtataaataaaataaacaaattgAATGatgaaaacaaaaaaaataaattggTTAGTCAAGATTTATTAGAAAAACGAATAATGTTTGTTCAATCCcttatattaaatatgaaattaCAACAAtccatttattttataaaaaataataaagatatagaaaaaatatatgaaaattatcAAAGTAAATTTGCATATTTTGATTTAACAAGAAATGTTAGCATTAGTCCAATATCTAAAATACAAAATGTGTATAAAATGAATTCAAAaagtttatattattttcttaataaaaataataatatacatattaatactatatttaataaacaACAAGATAACCAAACATTTCTTTTAACTAAACAAAAGACAATAATTGTTTGTGCTGATTTTAATGtttttaatatctttaGTGATTTACCTTCAAATACTACATTTACGAATTCTaatcttattattatacaaaatttaattaaacttttttatgatgtatataataaagaacCAGTAAactataatattttatttttttttacaaattattattatggaATTCAAGATTTTCTAAATTCCATAAATGCTATATTTAAGGAAAATATCGAATTTGTTATATGTCtagataatttaaataattcagatttttatatatatgaatcTAATAAAACCCAACCACAAAATGTACAAGCATTTTATCGAAtcttaaataatatagtTAAAGGtagtataaaaaaaaatgttcaaatggtaaatgaaaaaattaaaattcATAGTAAACATTTACCAAGTCTTCatgaatattttgtattaaataaaattaatagcttttctttatcttcaagcaaaaaaaataataacatgatatttttaaataaatttccTATGTTACAACctaaattaaatattcaaaatgtaaaaaataatattgccattatttttaagtctttatatttatatatgacacagaaaaaaaatgaccaaaaagaaaatacaCAACAAGAGCAATCAATAGAAAAAAAcgaaaaacaaaaaagtatgataacatatataaataagaatatgagctcaaatgatgatattaaTACTATAGATTATAAtcttaataaatataataaattttttatatataaagaagatacattaaaattatttaattattttaaaacaaTTATCAATTCTAATATTACTGATACAAACTTTTTAATCAAAGATTATAAATTGACAACTgataaaaaacaaaaattcTTTTATCAAAAATATGCTCATGTAACATTTTCTATGGCAATATCGTATGTTTTCCATTATGTACATCTTTTATTtgttgttatatttttggtacttgtatatatttgtgtgaattattatttcgTACCCatgttttataaaaacaaaataaaagcagcataa